Proteins encoded in a region of the Paenibacillus sp. W2I17 genome:
- a CDS encoding rhamnogalacturonan lyase, protein MGNRSSLWKRTLRTAGVSLLSSALLVTSLGLGNTAVTHAAGARQMEYLDRGVVAVKTGTGVFVSWRLLGTEGSNVSFNVYRDGTKVNATPITNSTNLQDASGTSSSKYTVRAVVSGTEQAASAAASVWGNNYLSVPLSVPASGTTPDGVAYTYSANDASAGDLDGDGEYELIVKWDPSNSKDNSQSGYTGEVFIDAYKLNGTRLWRISLGKNIRAGAHYTQFMVYDLDGDGKAEVAMKTADGTKDGTGVVIGDAGKDYRNSSGYVLSGPEFLTVFNGQTGKALSTVNYEPARGNVSSWGDNYGNRVDRFLAAIAYLDGERPSLVMARGYYTRSVLVAYNWRNGQLTKQWTFDSNTSGNSGYAGQGNHNLSVADVDGDGKDEIVYGAMAVDDNGKGLYTTGLHHGDAMHLSDLDPDRPGLEVFQVHETPSNAGVEFRDAGTGQLIWGVKTTKDIGRGMAADIDPRYKGAEVWADGSLYTAKGQKLGTTLPSSTNFGIWWDGDLLRELLDSNRIDKWNYANSTTMNLLTASGVSSNNGTKSTPNLQADLFGDWREEVVWRTNDSSALRIYTTTAVTDKRIYTLMHDPVYRLGVAWQNVAYNQPPHTGFYLGEGMSTPPVPNIRYAGR, encoded by the coding sequence ATGGGAAATCGTTCATCATTGTGGAAGCGCACATTACGTACAGCGGGAGTATCCCTGCTGAGTTCCGCGTTACTGGTTACTTCACTTGGCCTTGGCAACACGGCGGTAACACATGCAGCGGGAGCAAGGCAGATGGAATATCTGGATCGCGGTGTGGTGGCTGTGAAGACCGGGACAGGTGTGTTTGTCAGTTGGCGGCTTCTGGGAACGGAAGGATCGAATGTATCGTTTAACGTATATCGGGATGGAACCAAGGTGAACGCTACGCCCATAACAAACAGCACCAACCTTCAGGATGCAAGCGGGACAAGCAGTTCCAAATATACGGTTCGCGCTGTCGTCAGTGGAACGGAGCAGGCTGCTTCAGCGGCAGCGAGCGTGTGGGGCAATAACTATCTGTCTGTACCGCTCAGTGTACCCGCTAGTGGGACAACGCCTGATGGAGTAGCCTACACCTACAGTGCCAACGATGCCAGTGCAGGTGACCTGGATGGTGATGGTGAGTATGAATTGATCGTGAAGTGGGACCCTTCCAACTCCAAGGATAACTCCCAGAGCGGTTATACCGGGGAAGTGTTTATCGATGCCTACAAATTAAACGGAACACGCCTCTGGCGAATTAGTCTGGGCAAAAATATCCGTGCCGGCGCTCACTACACCCAGTTCATGGTGTATGATCTCGACGGTGATGGCAAAGCCGAAGTTGCGATGAAAACAGCCGATGGCACCAAGGATGGCACTGGCGTGGTCATCGGTGATGCAGGCAAGGATTACCGCAATTCCAGCGGTTATGTATTATCTGGCCCCGAATTCCTGACGGTTTTCAATGGGCAGACTGGCAAAGCGCTCTCCACGGTGAACTACGAACCGGCGCGTGGCAATGTATCCAGTTGGGGGGATAACTACGGCAATCGGGTTGACCGATTCCTTGCTGCCATTGCTTATCTGGATGGGGAGCGCCCGAGTCTGGTCATGGCGCGTGGGTACTATACGCGAAGTGTGCTTGTGGCCTATAACTGGCGGAATGGACAGCTGACCAAACAATGGACGTTTGATTCCAATACCTCCGGCAATTCAGGTTATGCCGGGCAGGGCAATCATAATCTGAGTGTGGCGGACGTAGACGGAGATGGGAAAGACGAGATCGTTTATGGTGCCATGGCGGTGGATGATAACGGCAAAGGATTGTACACAACAGGACTTCATCATGGCGATGCCATGCATTTGAGTGACCTCGACCCGGACCGCCCTGGACTTGAGGTATTTCAGGTCCATGAGACGCCATCCAATGCCGGAGTGGAGTTCCGGGATGCAGGTACAGGCCAGTTAATCTGGGGAGTCAAAACAACAAAGGATATTGGACGCGGTATGGCGGCAGATATTGATCCAAGATATAAAGGCGCTGAAGTATGGGCAGACGGCAGTCTGTATACAGCCAAAGGGCAGAAACTCGGGACAACCCTGCCGTCCTCCACGAATTTTGGCATCTGGTGGGATGGTGATCTGCTCCGCGAACTGCTGGACAGCAACCGAATCGACAAGTGGAATTATGCCAACAGCACAACGATGAACCTGCTCACCGCTTCCGGCGTATCTTCCAATAATGGAACCAAGTCTACGCCGAATCTGCAGGCCGATCTGTTCGGGGACTGGAGAGAGGAAGTTGTGTGGCGGACGAATGACAGCTCAGCCCTGCGGATCTATACCACAACAGCAGTTACGGACAAACGCATCTATACGCTGATGCATGATCCGGTGTACCGTCTTGGCGTCGCTTGGCAAAATGTAGCCTACAACCAACCGCCACACACCGGTTTTTATCTGGGAGAAGGCATGAGCACACCACCGGTACCCAATATCCGGTATGCGGGCAGATGA
- a CDS encoding sulfate ABC transporter substrate-binding protein has protein sequence MKKRIHKGILVGLALVLTGVLAACGSDSGGSSAAGTSGGAEGGTEGAKAIELLNVSYDPTRELYEQYNKAFAAHWLKEKGQEVTIKQSHGGSGKQSRSVIDGLDADVVTLALGYDIDAIEDKGLINEGWQDKYEHNSAPYTSTIVFLVRKGNPKGIKDWDDLIKGDTQVITPNPKTSGGARWNYLAAWGYALKHNNNDEEKAKAFVGELFKHAPVLDSGARGSTTTFVERGIGDVLLAWENEAFLSVKELGPDKFDIVVPSVSILAEPPVAIVDKNADKKGSRDVADAYLKYLYSEEGQTIAAENYYRPTLDNVEEKFKDQFPALELFTLKDVFGTWRDTQAKHFNDGGIFDQIYVPGS, from the coding sequence ATGAAAAAGAGAATTCATAAGGGTATTTTGGTTGGTCTGGCACTGGTGTTAACAGGGGTACTGGCAGCATGCGGATCGGATAGCGGCGGGTCCAGTGCAGCAGGAACATCAGGGGGAGCGGAAGGCGGTACAGAAGGGGCCAAGGCCATCGAACTGCTGAATGTTTCCTACGATCCAACGCGGGAACTCTATGAGCAATATAACAAAGCGTTTGCGGCGCATTGGTTGAAAGAGAAAGGCCAGGAAGTGACCATCAAGCAGTCCCATGGGGGATCGGGCAAACAGAGTCGTTCTGTTATTGACGGACTGGATGCAGACGTGGTGACGCTGGCATTGGGATACGATATTGATGCGATTGAAGATAAAGGTCTGATTAACGAAGGCTGGCAGGACAAATACGAGCATAACAGCGCTCCGTATACCTCTACGATTGTATTCCTTGTACGTAAGGGTAATCCAAAAGGCATCAAGGACTGGGATGATCTGATCAAAGGGGATACGCAAGTCATCACACCGAATCCCAAAACGTCCGGCGGGGCGCGCTGGAACTATCTGGCGGCATGGGGATATGCCCTTAAACATAATAACAATGATGAAGAGAAAGCTAAGGCTTTCGTTGGAGAATTGTTCAAACATGCGCCTGTGCTGGATTCGGGTGCTCGCGGGTCTACGACGACGTTTGTTGAACGTGGCATCGGTGATGTGTTGCTTGCCTGGGAAAATGAAGCTTTCCTATCGGTAAAAGAGTTGGGTCCGGACAAATTCGACATTGTCGTGCCATCGGTTAGCATCTTGGCTGAACCACCGGTTGCAATTGTGGACAAAAATGCAGACAAAAAAGGAAGCCGCGACGTGGCGGATGCCTATCTGAAATATTTGTACAGTGAAGAGGGACAGACGATTGCCGCTGAAAATTATTACCGCCCAACTCTGGACAACGTGGAGGAAAAATTCAAGGATCAGTTCCCGGCGCTTGAACTGTTCACGTTGAAAGATGTATTTGGCACATGGCGGGATACTCAGGCCAAACATTTCAATGACGGTGGGATCTTCGACCAGATCTATGTTCCAGGCAGCTAA
- a CDS encoding extracellular solute-binding protein, translating to MNLNLSRKLCLLIATSILIGLMSGCTFLNREGSQVQQQDHLASAEKETAPQYTISWTMHQNIPVPEDAEMITYIEDRFDVDLEVWNLENKRYEELLDLELAQGKIPDLFRIRQPQDLLKYQMQGVLAKISPEVLEQYAPNIVQRIRDYDSRYLEYGKINGSLYGIPAINQTNIYRTPVVYREDWLKQLGLEVPKTLDEFETVMYAFAKDDPDGNGKQDTYGLSREGLNVVFGAFGQSVFTEQLYFNEKNNQLVIGALEPEMKKALAYMQKWYRDGIIDPEFITGENKGGYKHLSHAFINGKIGMTSMGNYYHWIQEGDYSVLNEHGQETPVGASFNVNELLQKNATAEVVFGSPVIGPDGHSGSKGNNLLMNFIAIGAEAAKEPGKLEKILEILDYVSANPDPEEQIKMEYGLPGKHWNWSAEDSNSFHLLYPYNRMENYINMIGSSIGMTVPGTPSDKREQWAASAGLTENGIYNRLEVATPALIQYSSELIRMRDRAYISIITGDQPVGYFDTFVEEFMDAGGQQVLLEANHWYKEHMETSRAQ from the coding sequence ATGAACCTTAACCTTTCAAGAAAGCTATGTCTATTGATTGCTACATCTATTCTTATAGGATTGATGAGCGGTTGTACCTTTCTAAACAGGGAAGGATCACAAGTGCAACAGCAGGACCATCTAGCAAGCGCTGAGAAGGAGACAGCACCGCAGTATACGATATCCTGGACCATGCATCAAAATATCCCTGTTCCTGAAGACGCGGAGATGATTACATATATTGAGGATCGGTTTGATGTCGATCTGGAGGTGTGGAATCTTGAAAACAAGCGGTACGAGGAACTGCTTGATCTGGAGCTTGCTCAAGGGAAAATACCCGATTTATTCCGAATCAGACAACCGCAGGATCTGCTTAAGTATCAAATGCAAGGGGTCTTAGCGAAAATCTCCCCGGAAGTCCTTGAACAATATGCGCCAAATATCGTACAGCGAATTCGTGATTATGATTCACGTTACCTAGAGTATGGAAAAATAAACGGCTCCTTATATGGAATTCCGGCCATTAATCAGACCAACATCTATCGAACCCCTGTTGTATACCGAGAGGACTGGCTTAAGCAGCTTGGTCTGGAGGTGCCGAAGACATTAGATGAATTTGAAACGGTTATGTATGCCTTTGCCAAAGATGATCCGGACGGAAATGGTAAACAAGATACGTATGGCCTATCCAGAGAGGGCTTAAATGTCGTGTTTGGCGCCTTTGGACAGTCCGTTTTCACCGAGCAACTGTATTTTAATGAAAAAAACAACCAACTTGTGATCGGCGCTTTGGAGCCTGAGATGAAAAAAGCATTGGCTTATATGCAAAAGTGGTATCGGGACGGGATTATCGACCCCGAGTTTATAACCGGCGAAAATAAAGGCGGCTATAAACATCTATCCCATGCTTTTATTAATGGAAAAATTGGGATGACCTCGATGGGCAACTACTATCATTGGATTCAAGAGGGAGACTACAGTGTCCTTAATGAACATGGCCAAGAAACTCCAGTGGGAGCCTCGTTTAATGTTAATGAGCTGTTACAGAAGAACGCAACTGCAGAGGTTGTATTTGGTTCTCCTGTTATTGGTCCTGATGGACATAGCGGTTCAAAAGGCAACAATCTGCTGATGAATTTTATTGCTATAGGTGCTGAGGCTGCAAAGGAGCCGGGAAAACTGGAGAAAATTTTGGAGATACTCGATTATGTAAGTGCCAACCCCGATCCGGAGGAGCAGATCAAAATGGAGTATGGCCTCCCAGGAAAACACTGGAATTGGAGCGCTGAAGATTCAAACTCGTTCCATTTACTTTACCCATACAACAGAATGGAGAATTATATTAATATGATCGGCTCAAGTATCGGCATGACGGTTCCAGGTACACCCTCGGATAAACGTGAACAGTGGGCTGCATCTGCAGGGTTGACGGAGAATGGTATCTATAATCGCCTGGAGGTTGCAACCCCTGCCCTGATTCAATATTCATCTGAATTGATTCGCATGAGAGACAGAGCGTACATCTCCATCATCACTGGCGATCAGCCTGTGGGGTATTTCGATACCTTTGTGGAAGAATTCATGGATGCAGGTGGGCAACAGGTGCTGCTTGAAGCGAATCATTGGTATAAGGAGCATATGGAGACAAGTCGTGCACAATAG
- the cysT gene encoding sulfate ABC transporter permease subunit CysT → MNKVMVARRRTLPGFGLTMGYSVFYLSLVVLIPLAALLFNSTGLTWATMIEVATNPRVLASFQVSFLTAGAAALIDLVLGLLLAWVLVRYEFPGKRLFDAVIDLPFALPTAVAGVALTAIYAGNGWIGQFVEPLGIKLAYSQAGITLALMFIGIPFVVRTVQPVLEELEAEVEEAAATLGAGRWRIFRTILLPDLIPPLLTGFALAFARGIGEYGSVVFISGNMPMKTEIAPLLIMAKLEQFDYAGATAVALLLLLVSFILLLIINSLQRWSRKAGRA, encoded by the coding sequence ATGAACAAGGTGATGGTGGCGCGGAGACGCACATTGCCGGGATTTGGATTAACGATGGGTTACAGTGTGTTCTACCTGAGCCTGGTTGTACTTATTCCACTGGCTGCGCTGTTGTTTAACTCCACAGGGCTGACGTGGGCAACCATGATTGAGGTTGCGACCAATCCCAGGGTGCTGGCTTCCTTCCAGGTCAGCTTCCTGACCGCAGGTGCAGCGGCGCTGATTGATCTCGTGCTGGGGTTACTCCTGGCATGGGTGCTTGTTCGGTATGAATTCCCGGGTAAAAGGCTGTTTGATGCGGTCATTGATCTGCCTTTTGCCTTGCCGACAGCGGTAGCAGGGGTTGCTCTTACGGCGATCTATGCCGGCAATGGCTGGATTGGGCAGTTTGTAGAGCCATTGGGCATCAAGCTCGCCTATTCACAGGCCGGGATTACGCTGGCGCTGATGTTTATCGGAATTCCGTTCGTAGTTCGCACGGTGCAACCGGTGTTGGAGGAGCTGGAGGCTGAGGTGGAAGAGGCTGCTGCCACACTGGGGGCAGGAAGATGGCGGATATTCCGGACGATTCTGCTGCCGGATCTGATTCCACCGCTGTTGACGGGTTTTGCTCTGGCTTTTGCCCGAGGCATTGGCGAATATGGCTCGGTTGTATTTATCTCAGGTAATATGCCGATGAAAACGGAGATTGCTCCCTTGCTGATCATGGCCAAGCTGGAGCAGTTCGATTATGCAGGCGCTACAGCTGTAGCTTTGCTGCTGCTTCTTGTTTCTTTCATCCTGCTGCTGATCATTAATTCCTTGCAGCGTTGGAGCCGGAAGGCGGGCAGAGCATGA
- the cysW gene encoding sulfate ABC transporter permease subunit CysW, which produces MAGSVPLSPVPPVKTGRGTNRATTEAPWVKWLLIGLASLVLIWLLILPLAIVLMEALKQGWGVYIAALTEPDAMSALKLTLLVAAITVPLNTIFGVAAAWVITKFQFKGKGLMITLIDLPFSISPVVGGLIFVLVFGSNGWFGPWLSEHDIKIIFALPGIVIATLFITFPFVARELIPLMEDQGTREEEAAVTLGASGWRIFWSVTLPNIKWGLLYGIILCNARAMGEFGAVSVVSGHIRGETNTLPLHVEILYNEYQFSASFAVASLLLILALATLLLKSWLGHKAVSEK; this is translated from the coding sequence ATGGCGGGTTCTGTCCCACTAAGCCCTGTTCCACCCGTAAAGACCGGGCGTGGAACGAACCGTGCAACAACGGAAGCTCCATGGGTCAAATGGTTGTTGATTGGACTGGCAAGCCTGGTACTCATATGGCTGCTTATTTTGCCACTGGCCATTGTGCTCATGGAGGCGTTGAAGCAGGGCTGGGGTGTGTACATCGCGGCTCTTACCGAGCCGGATGCCATGTCTGCACTGAAACTCACGTTATTGGTTGCGGCGATTACGGTGCCGCTGAATACGATATTTGGTGTGGCCGCTGCATGGGTCATTACCAAGTTCCAGTTCAAGGGCAAGGGACTCATGATCACCCTGATTGATCTTCCCTTTTCCATCTCGCCTGTGGTGGGCGGATTGATCTTTGTATTGGTCTTTGGTTCGAATGGGTGGTTTGGGCCGTGGCTGTCCGAACATGACATCAAAATCATTTTTGCGCTGCCAGGCATTGTGATTGCAACGTTGTTTATTACCTTCCCGTTCGTAGCGAGGGAGTTGATTCCATTAATGGAGGACCAGGGAACCCGGGAAGAGGAAGCGGCGGTTACGCTAGGTGCTTCCGGGTGGCGAATCTTCTGGAGTGTAACCTTGCCCAACATCAAATGGGGGCTGCTGTACGGCATTATTCTGTGTAATGCCCGTGCTATGGGCGAGTTTGGAGCCGTATCTGTGGTGTCCGGGCATATCCGCGGGGAGACCAATACGTTACCACTTCATGTCGAGATTTTGTATAACGAATATCAATTCTCGGCTTCGTTTGCCGTAGCTTCCCTGCTCCTGATTCTGGCTCTTGCCACGTTGCTGCTCAAGAGCTGGCTTGGACACAAAGCCGTTTCAGAAAAGTGA
- a CDS encoding YezD family protein, producing MAKPLKVDEVWLDRIAGQLNDMEFGSLHIVVHEGQIVQMERTERKRFENTPSGSASKSGSTARSSSARSLRGSNASAKG from the coding sequence ATGGCTAAGCCGTTAAAAGTGGATGAGGTATGGTTGGACCGAATTGCCGGACAGCTGAATGACATGGAGTTTGGTTCATTACACATCGTGGTACACGAAGGTCAGATTGTACAGATGGAGCGGACCGAACGCAAGCGTTTTGAAAACACGCCCTCAGGCAGCGCCTCCAAATCCGGAAGCACGGCACGAAGCAGTTCAGCCCGTTCACTACGTGGATCAAATGCGAGTGCGAAGGGATAG
- a CDS encoding AraC family transcriptional regulator, giving the protein MQKLIVLPDSLLQETAAYPVTSGLYVTDIGYFHEAEHHYRDRPDGCESHILMYCVQGTGWYTMDGSKTYDVSPGNLVILPAHVPHVYGANAAEPWSIFWIHLRGEHALSYIEPLLTHHITTMPPAKAQKWLELFHECYGALETGYSMQTMTYASQIIGYMLGMLAYGPETTGTDGGIVSSKRAAEQSVQYMLEHLENGITLKELAAHARLSVPHYSQLFKQATGHSPIDYFLRLKIQHSCRYLDFTDWTVKQISSELGFKDPYYFSRLFSKMMGRSPTDYRNKSKG; this is encoded by the coding sequence ATGCAAAAACTCATTGTGCTTCCGGACTCCCTGCTGCAAGAAACCGCAGCTTATCCGGTCACGTCCGGATTATATGTTACCGATATCGGTTACTTTCACGAAGCGGAGCATCATTACCGTGATCGTCCCGATGGTTGTGAATCACACATTCTGATGTACTGTGTCCAAGGCACAGGCTGGTATACGATGGATGGCAGCAAGACATATGATGTCAGCCCGGGAAACCTCGTTATATTACCTGCACATGTCCCTCATGTGTATGGTGCCAACGCAGCTGAACCATGGAGCATCTTCTGGATTCATCTGCGCGGGGAACACGCTTTATCCTACATAGAACCCTTGTTAACTCATCATATTACTACCATGCCACCGGCCAAGGCTCAAAAATGGCTTGAGCTGTTCCATGAATGTTACGGTGCACTTGAGACGGGTTACTCCATGCAGACGATGACGTATGCCTCCCAGATTATTGGTTATATGCTTGGCATGCTCGCTTATGGACCGGAGACGACAGGGACAGATGGTGGGATCGTGAGCAGCAAACGTGCGGCTGAACAATCCGTTCAATATATGCTGGAGCACCTGGAGAATGGAATCACCCTCAAGGAACTGGCGGCTCACGCACGGCTGTCTGTCCCTCATTACTCTCAGTTATTCAAGCAAGCTACGGGGCATTCGCCCATCGATTATTTCCTACGGCTTAAGATTCAGCATTCCTGCCGCTATCTGGATTTTACCGATTGGACCGTGAAGCAGATCAGTTCCGAGCTTGGATTCAAAGACCCGTACTACTTCTCCCGTCTGTTCAGCAAAATGATGGGACGTTCACCCACAGATTATCGAAATAAATCCAAAGGTTAA
- a CDS encoding helix-turn-helix domain-containing protein: protein MRKPFQSVRSKMVLSYLAVVLVIALLFGSILYLFFSHQYSKEIRINNQLSLKSTVNYIESSVIQKVNQVYLSLALGNAASIDLDSLKGNHSKILDIEQSLKNMVQNYSDLIEAIHVYDTKNHFIVSSVYGLMLYEDTPSSVDHTTDWIAAMKETPESSLWMKTRMVPQDAYIESREQGNMSPLISYVHSYPFQSSGQDSKAMIAIDIKESAISQIIKNMLPADYANTLIIDQDGTVISAADKTLLGTSTEENLTQSLLSYHSSDESFTPVFNYDSHVVTQDQFKGNAWRIYTTTPNESFYYKLDSLKEISVLLGLLAVAVGIAMSSIFTRANYSPLKRIMNNIKSRMDSPTSLKQDEYRFIDTTFNSLSNKVDSLEETLQANHRMIKHSIMLNMLNNRFTPEELTEQLQSVHISMAYSRFRCIVIDPVNEKWKDLQPRQLQHTLYTMIQQLEIAEMDGTQLLAEELQDHKIAVIICTNQPEEPLSDHIVDFIHAEASSRFGLEFVLSLGGWVEHFTKIHTSYHQANTLIRYSYFFPEQSAIQDLDLLNREASSLEIPESYLVNFEKKLQIRDVQGTVQAIQELVATIKEGPYSAEYSRIILLKTVSIYAECINQVRLQPAEASSLNLYKQFSLFYNINRYSEWMIHLVTEFVMHMEKRSEVRSVDTISAVKAYIHEHLSGDLTLDHVSEQVFISPKYLSKLFKEETGIVYSEYVTNQRMERARELMTQREITVEQVANTVGYRTPAYFIKKFKEIHGCTPKNFMRSLMEQGSI from the coding sequence ATGCGTAAGCCATTTCAATCTGTGAGATCCAAGATGGTTCTTTCCTACCTTGCTGTCGTTCTTGTCATTGCACTTCTTTTCGGCTCCATTCTATACCTCTTCTTCTCCCATCAATACAGCAAAGAGATTCGAATCAATAATCAACTGTCGCTGAAAAGCACTGTCAATTATATTGAGAGCTCCGTGATCCAGAAGGTGAATCAGGTCTATCTGTCCCTGGCACTCGGTAACGCAGCAAGTATCGACCTAGATAGCTTAAAAGGAAACCATAGCAAAATCCTGGACATCGAACAGTCCCTCAAAAATATGGTGCAAAATTATTCCGATCTCATTGAAGCTATTCATGTGTACGATACAAAGAACCACTTCATCGTCTCATCTGTATATGGGCTGATGCTCTATGAGGACACGCCTTCGAGTGTGGATCATACGACGGATTGGATTGCTGCGATGAAAGAGACTCCAGAAAGCTCCTTATGGATGAAGACTCGCATGGTGCCTCAGGATGCTTATATCGAATCACGGGAACAGGGCAATATGAGCCCTCTAATTTCCTATGTCCATAGTTACCCGTTTCAATCGTCTGGACAAGACAGTAAGGCCATGATTGCGATTGATATCAAAGAATCAGCGATCAGTCAGATCATTAAAAATATGCTCCCTGCTGACTATGCTAATACATTAATCATCGATCAGGATGGAACCGTCATTTCTGCCGCGGACAAAACGTTGCTAGGCACCTCCACGGAGGAGAATCTAACGCAGTCGCTCCTTTCCTATCATTCTTCAGATGAAAGTTTCACGCCTGTATTTAACTATGACTCTCATGTCGTTACCCAAGATCAATTTAAAGGAAATGCATGGCGGATTTACACAACCACACCTAATGAAAGCTTCTATTATAAACTGGATAGCTTGAAGGAGATTTCGGTTCTTCTCGGTTTATTGGCTGTTGCGGTTGGAATAGCGATGTCGTCCATCTTTACCAGGGCCAACTATAGTCCTCTTAAACGAATCATGAATAACATCAAGAGCCGGATGGATAGCCCAACCAGCTTAAAGCAGGACGAATATCGGTTCATCGATACAACGTTTAACAGTCTGTCCAATAAAGTTGATAGTCTTGAAGAAACCTTACAGGCCAATCACAGAATGATTAAGCATAGTATTATGCTCAATATGTTAAATAATCGATTTACACCCGAGGAACTTACGGAACAGCTCCAATCTGTTCACATTTCAATGGCCTACTCTCGCTTCCGTTGCATCGTCATTGACCCTGTCAATGAGAAGTGGAAGGATCTGCAGCCACGACAGTTGCAGCATACGTTGTATACGATGATCCAGCAACTGGAGATCGCAGAAATGGATGGAACTCAACTGCTGGCAGAGGAATTGCAGGATCACAAAATAGCAGTAATTATCTGTACCAACCAACCCGAAGAACCGCTCTCTGATCACATTGTAGACTTTATTCACGCTGAGGCGAGCAGCAGATTTGGTCTGGAATTTGTACTATCGTTAGGCGGATGGGTAGAACACTTCACAAAGATTCACACAAGCTATCATCAGGCGAATACCCTGATTCGATACAGCTACTTCTTCCCCGAGCAGTCTGCCATTCAGGATCTTGATCTTCTGAACAGGGAAGCCAGCAGTTTGGAAATTCCGGAGTCATACCTCGTAAACTTTGAAAAGAAATTGCAGATTAGGGATGTGCAAGGTACGGTTCAGGCCATTCAGGAATTGGTCGCGACAATAAAGGAAGGCCCCTATTCCGCCGAATACAGTCGGATCATCTTATTAAAAACGGTATCTATTTACGCTGAGTGTATTAATCAGGTGCGCCTGCAACCCGCCGAGGCGAGTTCATTGAATTTGTACAAGCAATTTTCATTGTTCTATAATATCAACCGCTATTCGGAATGGATGATCCATCTCGTGACCGAATTTGTGATGCATATGGAGAAGCGAAGCGAGGTACGGAGTGTGGATACCATCTCGGCGGTCAAAGCCTATATTCACGAGCACTTATCGGGCGATCTCACGCTGGATCATGTCTCAGAACAAGTATTCATCAGCCCTAAATATCTCAGTAAACTTTTCAAGGAAGAAACCGGGATTGTCTATTCGGAATATGTTACGAACCAGAGGATGGAACGTGCACGAGAACTCATGACACAACGCGAAATTACAGTTGAGCAGGTCGCGAATACGGTCGGTTACCGTACCCCTGCTTATTTCATTAAGAAGTTCAAAGAAATTCACGGCTGTACACCGAAAAACTTCATGCGCAGTCTAATGGAACAGGGATCTATATAG
- a CDS encoding lactonase family protein, giving the protein MEPVTTQETLFYTGTYASADEPGIFLCALNADTGEMRIVNHMDGVDNPSYLALSPDGNCLYVASETDEGEVLVYRRDAATSELHLMDRKQTRGASPCYVSVSTDGQWVFSSNYSSGSVNVFPVGDQGTLGEMSAWVEHTGSGINEERQEGPHAHSIQPDPSGQYAVVCDLGLDQIIVYRLEEGRLVTHREMDQPPGAGPRHLVFHPNSKWAYVINELNNTVTAFLYDERRGEFTTVQHISTLPEGHKGEGTAADIRVFPCGRFLYASNRGDDSIVLYHIDQESGELEAVEWTSTIGQTPRNFNILPGGILVVANQDSNNLVGFQISEEDGRLTHNGFKLELPRPVSIAPVV; this is encoded by the coding sequence ATGGAACCAGTCACAACACAGGAAACGCTTTTCTACACAGGTACGTATGCGTCAGCGGATGAACCCGGAATATTCCTATGTGCGTTGAATGCGGATACAGGAGAGATGCGAATCGTCAATCACATGGATGGTGTGGATAATCCGTCTTATCTGGCGCTATCCCCGGATGGAAACTGTCTGTATGTGGCGAGTGAGACGGACGAGGGAGAGGTGTTGGTCTATCGGAGAGATGCGGCAACGAGTGAGCTGCACCTGATGGATCGAAAACAGACCAGAGGGGCTTCTCCATGTTATGTGTCTGTCTCCACGGATGGTCAGTGGGTGTTCTCATCCAACTATAGCAGCGGCAGTGTCAATGTATTCCCGGTTGGCGATCAGGGGACGCTTGGTGAGATGAGTGCATGGGTGGAGCACACGGGAAGTGGAATCAACGAAGAACGGCAGGAAGGGCCGCATGCACACTCCATTCAACCCGATCCGTCCGGGCAGTATGCTGTCGTATGTGACCTCGGTCTGGATCAGATCATTGTGTATCGCTTGGAAGAGGGACGTCTGGTTACCCATCGTGAGATGGATCAGCCACCAGGCGCAGGTCCAAGGCATCTTGTGTTTCATCCTAACTCGAAGTGGGCTTATGTGATCAACGAATTGAACAACACGGTTACGGCATTCCTGTACGATGAGCGCAGAGGGGAGTTCACTACGGTACAGCACATCTCCACACTTCCAGAAGGGCATAAAGGAGAGGGTACGGCTGCAGACATCCGTGTATTTCCATGTGGACGTTTCCTGTATGCATCCAATCGGGGAGATGACAGCATCGTGCTCTATCATATTGATCAGGAGAGCGGTGAGTTGGAAGCTGTAGAGTGGACGTCCACGATTGGGCAGACACCGCGTAACTTTAATATTTTGCCAGGCGGAATTCTGGTCGTGGCGAATCAGGACAGCAATAACCTCGTAGGATTCCAGATCAGTGAAGAAGACGGACGTCTGACACATAACGGGTTCAAGCTGGAACTGCCTCGTCCGGTAAGCATTGCTCCTGTGGTATAA